The Dioscorea cayenensis subsp. rotundata cultivar TDr96_F1 chromosome 19, TDr96_F1_v2_PseudoChromosome.rev07_lg8_w22 25.fasta, whole genome shotgun sequence genome includes a window with the following:
- the LOC120283838 gene encoding GDSL esterase/lipase At1g74460 isoform X4, producing MKNTKRNKTTILPILMIFMIINLPRRTCSVSVVQFIFGDSLSDVGNNNYLTRSLARASLPWYGIDFGNGMPNGRFTNGRTIADIVGDYMGLPRPPAFLDPSLNDDMILENGVNYASGGGGILNETSSLFIQRFSLSKQIELFQGTQEMIRMKIGPESADKFFSQARYVVCMGSNDYINNYLLPVYADSWTYTGDSFTNYVISTLDSQLRLLYALGARKVAFFGLGPMGCIPLQRLMSSDGNCRESTNKLSKGFNKAALQLLNNLTNILPNSSFVFGDAYDYFQDIIDQPGKTWFVRSFSNSDSPCCTIGKIRPTLTCTPLSTLCKDRSKYVFWDEYHPTDKANELMAHEIIRKLGYKPINGTTN from the exons ATGAAAAACACAAAGAGAAACAAGACAACAATCCTACCCATATTAATGATCTTCATGATAATCAATCTTCCAAGAAGAACATGTTCAGTTTCAGTAGTTCAGTTCATCTTTGGGGACTCCCTTTCTGATGTTGGGAACAACAACTACCTAACAAGAAGCTTGGCTCGTGCTTCTCTTCCATGGTATGGCATTGATTTTGGCAATGGCATGCCTAATGGTAGGTTCACCAATGGCCGAACAATCGCCGATATCGTCg GGGATTACATGGGACTACCAAGACCTCCAGCATTCCTAGATCCATCTCTGAATGATGACATGATACTTGAGAATGGAGTGAACTATGCTTCCGGTGGTGGTGGGATCTTAAATGAAACTTCATCTTTGTTT aTACAAAGGTTTTCACTGTCCAAACAGATTGAGTTGTTTCAAGGAACACAAGAGATGATAAGGATGAAGATAGGTCCTGAATCTGCTGACAAGTTCTTCAGTCAAGCACGCTACGTAGTTTGCATGGGAAGCAATGACTACATCAACAACTACCTTTTGCCTGTTTATGCTGATTCATGGACTTACACTGGAGACTCCTTCACCAACTACGTCATTTCCACCCTTGATTCTCAACTCCGG TTGTTGTATGCTCTGGGAGCAAGGAAGGTGGCATTTTTTGGATTGGGGCCAATGGGATGTATACCACTGCAACGTCTCATGTCATCAGATGGTAATTGCCGAGAATCAACAAACAAGCTTTCAAAAGGGTTCAACAAAGCAGCATTGCAGCTCTTGAATAACTTAACAAACATACTCCCAAACTCAAGCTTTGTGTTTGGAGATGCATATGATTATTTCCAGGACATCATTGATCAACCTGGAAAAACATGGTTTGTACGTA GTTTCAGTAACTCAGACAGTCCTTGTTGCACCATTGGAAAGATAAGGCCAACTTTAACATGCACTCCATTATCAACTTTGTGCAAAGATAGAAGCAAGTATGTGTTTTGGGATGAGTACCACCCCACAGACAAAGCCAATGAGTTGATGGCTCATGAAATCATTAGAAAGCTTGGCTATAAACCCATCAATGGAACAACAAATTAA
- the LOC120283838 gene encoding GDSL esterase/lipase At1g74460 isoform X2 has translation MKNTKRNKTTILPILMIFMIINLPRRTCSVSVVQFIFGDSLSDVGNNNYLTRSLARASLPWYGIDFGNGMPNGRFTNGRTIADIVGDYMGLPRPPAFLDPSLNDDMILENGVNYASGGGGILNETSSLFIELFQGTQEMIRMKIGPESADKFFSQARYVVCMGSNDYINNYLLPVYADSWTYTGDSFTNYVISTLDSQLRLLYALGARKVAFFGLGPMGCIPLQRLMSSDGNCRESTNKLSKGFNKAALQLLNNLTNILPNSSFVFGDAYDYFQDIIDQPGKTWFVSVTQTVLVAPLER, from the exons ATGAAAAACACAAAGAGAAACAAGACAACAATCCTACCCATATTAATGATCTTCATGATAATCAATCTTCCAAGAAGAACATGTTCAGTTTCAGTAGTTCAGTTCATCTTTGGGGACTCCCTTTCTGATGTTGGGAACAACAACTACCTAACAAGAAGCTTGGCTCGTGCTTCTCTTCCATGGTATGGCATTGATTTTGGCAATGGCATGCCTAATGGTAGGTTCACCAATGGCCGAACAATCGCCGATATCGTCg GGGATTACATGGGACTACCAAGACCTCCAGCATTCCTAGATCCATCTCTGAATGATGACATGATACTTGAGAATGGAGTGAACTATGCTTCCGGTGGTGGTGGGATCTTAAATGAAACTTCATCTTTGTTT ATTGAGTTGTTTCAAGGAACACAAGAGATGATAAGGATGAAGATAGGTCCTGAATCTGCTGACAAGTTCTTCAGTCAAGCACGCTACGTAGTTTGCATGGGAAGCAATGACTACATCAACAACTACCTTTTGCCTGTTTATGCTGATTCATGGACTTACACTGGAGACTCCTTCACCAACTACGTCATTTCCACCCTTGATTCTCAACTCCGG TTGTTGTATGCTCTGGGAGCAAGGAAGGTGGCATTTTTTGGATTGGGGCCAATGGGATGTATACCACTGCAACGTCTCATGTCATCAGATGGTAATTGCCGAGAATCAACAAACAAGCTTTCAAAAGGGTTCAACAAAGCAGCATTGCAGCTCTTGAATAACTTAACAAACATACTCCCAAACTCAAGCTTTGTGTTTGGAGATGCATATGATTATTTCCAGGACATCATTGATCAACCTGGAAAAACATGGTTT GTTTCAGTAACTCAGACAGTCCTTGTTGCACCATTGGAAAGATAA
- the LOC120283838 gene encoding GDSL esterase/lipase At1g74460 isoform X1, translating into MKNTKRNKTTILPILMIFMIINLPRRTCSVSVVQFIFGDSLSDVGNNNYLTRSLARASLPWYGIDFGNGMPNGRFTNGRTIADIVGDYMGLPRPPAFLDPSLNDDMILENGVNYASGGGGILNETSSLFIQRFSLSKQIELFQGTQEMIRMKIGPESADKFFSQARYVVCMGSNDYINNYLLPVYADSWTYTGDSFTNYVISTLDSQLRLLYALGARKVAFFGLGPMGCIPLQRLMSSDGNCRESTNKLSKGFNKAALQLLNNLTNILPNSSFVFGDAYDYFQDIIDQPGKTWFVSVTQTVLVAPLER; encoded by the exons ATGAAAAACACAAAGAGAAACAAGACAACAATCCTACCCATATTAATGATCTTCATGATAATCAATCTTCCAAGAAGAACATGTTCAGTTTCAGTAGTTCAGTTCATCTTTGGGGACTCCCTTTCTGATGTTGGGAACAACAACTACCTAACAAGAAGCTTGGCTCGTGCTTCTCTTCCATGGTATGGCATTGATTTTGGCAATGGCATGCCTAATGGTAGGTTCACCAATGGCCGAACAATCGCCGATATCGTCg GGGATTACATGGGACTACCAAGACCTCCAGCATTCCTAGATCCATCTCTGAATGATGACATGATACTTGAGAATGGAGTGAACTATGCTTCCGGTGGTGGTGGGATCTTAAATGAAACTTCATCTTTGTTT aTACAAAGGTTTTCACTGTCCAAACAGATTGAGTTGTTTCAAGGAACACAAGAGATGATAAGGATGAAGATAGGTCCTGAATCTGCTGACAAGTTCTTCAGTCAAGCACGCTACGTAGTTTGCATGGGAAGCAATGACTACATCAACAACTACCTTTTGCCTGTTTATGCTGATTCATGGACTTACACTGGAGACTCCTTCACCAACTACGTCATTTCCACCCTTGATTCTCAACTCCGG TTGTTGTATGCTCTGGGAGCAAGGAAGGTGGCATTTTTTGGATTGGGGCCAATGGGATGTATACCACTGCAACGTCTCATGTCATCAGATGGTAATTGCCGAGAATCAACAAACAAGCTTTCAAAAGGGTTCAACAAAGCAGCATTGCAGCTCTTGAATAACTTAACAAACATACTCCCAAACTCAAGCTTTGTGTTTGGAGATGCATATGATTATTTCCAGGACATCATTGATCAACCTGGAAAAACATGGTTT GTTTCAGTAACTCAGACAGTCCTTGTTGCACCATTGGAAAGATAA
- the LOC120283838 gene encoding GDSL esterase/lipase At1g74460 isoform X3, which translates to MKNTKRNKTTILPILMIFMIINLPRRTCSVSVVQFIFGDSLSDVGNNNYLTRSLARASLPWYGIDFGNGMPNGRFTNGRTIADIVGDYMGLPRPPAFLDPSLNDDMILENGVNYASGGGGILNETSSLFIQRFSLSKQIELFQGTQEMIRMKIGPESADKFFSQARYVVCMGSNDYINNYLLPVYADSWTYTGDSFTNYVISTLDSQLRLLYALGARKVAFFGLGPMGCIPLQRLMSSDGNCRESTNKLSKGFNKAALQLLNNLTNILPNSSFVFGDAYDYFQDIIDQPGKTWFQ; encoded by the exons ATGAAAAACACAAAGAGAAACAAGACAACAATCCTACCCATATTAATGATCTTCATGATAATCAATCTTCCAAGAAGAACATGTTCAGTTTCAGTAGTTCAGTTCATCTTTGGGGACTCCCTTTCTGATGTTGGGAACAACAACTACCTAACAAGAAGCTTGGCTCGTGCTTCTCTTCCATGGTATGGCATTGATTTTGGCAATGGCATGCCTAATGGTAGGTTCACCAATGGCCGAACAATCGCCGATATCGTCg GGGATTACATGGGACTACCAAGACCTCCAGCATTCCTAGATCCATCTCTGAATGATGACATGATACTTGAGAATGGAGTGAACTATGCTTCCGGTGGTGGTGGGATCTTAAATGAAACTTCATCTTTGTTT aTACAAAGGTTTTCACTGTCCAAACAGATTGAGTTGTTTCAAGGAACACAAGAGATGATAAGGATGAAGATAGGTCCTGAATCTGCTGACAAGTTCTTCAGTCAAGCACGCTACGTAGTTTGCATGGGAAGCAATGACTACATCAACAACTACCTTTTGCCTGTTTATGCTGATTCATGGACTTACACTGGAGACTCCTTCACCAACTACGTCATTTCCACCCTTGATTCTCAACTCCGG TTGTTGTATGCTCTGGGAGCAAGGAAGGTGGCATTTTTTGGATTGGGGCCAATGGGATGTATACCACTGCAACGTCTCATGTCATCAGATGGTAATTGCCGAGAATCAACAAACAAGCTTTCAAAAGGGTTCAACAAAGCAGCATTGCAGCTCTTGAATAACTTAACAAACATACTCCCAAACTCAAGCTTTGTGTTTGGAGATGCATATGATTATTTCCAGGACATCATTGATCAACCTGGAAAAACATG GTTTCAGTAA
- the LOC120249699 gene encoding geranylgeranyl diphosphate reductase, chloroplastic, producing MASISSGAGAATLRRDFLGSALESRPKHAIPLGRSIIRASKSSPKLPNRRLRVAVIGGGPAGGAAAETLAKGGIETVLIERKLDNCKPCGGAIPLCMVGEFGLPLDIIDRRVTKMKMISPSNVAVDIGRTLKPNEYIGMVRREVLDAYLRDRATASGAEVINGLFLQLDTPQRPNEQYKIHYTHYDGSTLGGQRKTMEVDAVIGADGANSRVAKSIGAGDYEYAIAFQERVKIPDDKMEYYQERAEMYVGDDVSPDFYGWVFPKCDHVAVGTGTVTHKSQIKQFQAATRLRAKDKIEGGKIIRVEAHPIPEHPRPRRVLDRVALVGDAAGYVTKCSGEGIYFAAKSGRMCAEAIVEGSENGARLIDESDLRKYLAKFDKMYWPTYKVLDILQKVFYRSNPAREAFVEMCADEYVQKMTFDSYLYKTVVPGSPLDDLKLAINTIGSLVRANALKREMAKLTL from the exons ATGGCCTCCATCTCCTCCGGCGCCGGCGCCGCCACGCTCCGCCGCGACTTCCTCGGCTCCGCCCTCGAGTCCCGCCCCAAGCATGCCATCCCTCTCGGCCGCTCCATCATCAGAGCCTCAAAATCCAGCCCTAAACTCCCCAACCGACGTCTCCGCGTCGCCGTCATCGGTGGAGGTCCGGCTGGTGGCGCCGCCGCCGAGACCTTAGCGAAGGGTGGCATCGAGACTGTCCTGATCGAGAGGAAGCTCGACAACTGCAAGCCGTGTGGTGGCGCGATCCCTCTCTGCATGGTCGGTGAGTTCGGTCTCCCTCTCGACATCATCGATCGCAGGGTCaccaagatgaagatgatatcCCCCTCCAATGTCGCCGTCGACATTGGCCGGACTCTGAAGCCCAATGAGTACATTGGCATGGTCCGCCGTGAGGTCCTCGACGCCTACCTCCGCGACCGTGCCACTGCATCAGGGGCCGAGGTTATCAACGGGCTCTTTCTCCAGCTCGACACGCCACAAAGGCCCAACGAGCAGTACAAGATCCACTACACTCACTACGATGGCAGCACGCTTGGTGGCCAGAGGAAGACGATGGAGGTGGACGCTGTGATAGGCGCCGATGGGGCCAACTCTCGCGTTGCCAAATCGATTGGTGCTGGAGATTATGAATACGCCATTGCTTTCCAG GAAAGGGTGAAGATTCCAGATGATAAAATGGAATACTATCAAGAGAGGGCAGAGATGTATGTAGGAGACGATGTATCGCCGGATTTCTATGGATGGGTATTCCCTAAGTGTGATCATGTGGCTGTGGGCACAGGAACAGTGACACACAAGAGCCAGATCAAGCAATTCCAAGCCGCGACGAGGTTAAGAGCAAAGGATAAGATTGAAGGTGGGAAGATAATAAGGGTGGAGGCACATCCAATCCCTGAGCATCCTCGACCCCGAAG GGTATTAGATAGAGTTGCACTTGTAGGGGATGCAGCCGGGTATGTAACAAAGTGCTCAGGTGAGGGGATTTACTTCGCGGCAAAGAGCGGTCGCATGTGCGCAGAGGCAATAGTAGAAGGCTCTGAGAACGGCGCCCGCTTGATTGACGAGAGTGACTTGAGGAAATACTTGGCAAAATTCGACAAGATGTACTGGCCAACCTACAAGGTATTAGACATCTTACAGAAGGTGTTCTACCGGTCTAATCCAGCAAGAGAGGCCTTTGTAGAGATGTGCGCTGATGAATATGTCCAGAAGATGACCTTTGATAGCTACTTATACAAGACAGTGGTGCCTGGAAGTCCTCTGGATGATCTCAAGCTAGCAATAAACACAATCGGCAGCCTAGTCCGTGCAAACGCTCTCAAAAGAGAGATGGCCAAGCTAACTTTGTGA
- the LOC120249700 gene encoding protein DMP9-like produces the protein MDQNNRLSIKIYEDGLPEGSVSYPCSPQVSAAGPAPATHRKRRAVARGVQKTLSKTSMLANFLPTGTLLTFEMILPSVSGDGSCSPVSTIMILVLLGLCAVSCFFFHFTDSFRAADGKVYYGLVTPGGLAVFKSGLGVEVPKDERFRMGFVDLVHALMSVMVFAAIALGDHRVTNCLFPGHMKELDEVMESFPLMVGVVCSALFLVFPNTRFGIGCMPA, from the coding sequence ATGGATCAAAACAATCGTCTGTCGATTAAGATCTACGAAGACGGCCTGCCAGAGGGTTCAGTCTCGTATCCATGCTCGCCACAGGTGAGCGCCGCCGGGCCAGCGCCAGCCACCCACCGCAAGCGCCGAGCAGTGGCGCGCGGAGTTCAGAAAACACTATCAAAAACTTCAATGCTGGCCAACTTTCTCCCAACTGGCACTCTCCTTACCTTCGAGATGATCCTCCCATCAGTCTCCGGCGACGGGTCATGCTCTCCAGTGAGCACCATCATGATTCTCGTCCTTCTTGGCCTCTGCGCTGTCTCCTGCTTCTTCTTCCACTTCACTGACAGTTTCCGCGCCGCAGACGGCAAGGTTTACTATGGTCTCGTGACGCCAGGTGGTTTGGCCGTGTTTAAGTCCGGGCTGGGCGTGGAGGTGCCGAAGGATGAGCGGTTCCGGATGGGGTTTGTGGACTTGGTGCACGCCCTGATGTCAGTGATGGTGTTTGCTGCCATTGCACTGGGTGATCATCGTGTCACTAACTGCTTGTTTCCCGGTCATATGAAAGAGTTGGACGAAGTCATGGAGAGCTTTCCACTCATGGTTGGCGTCGTTTGCAGCGCTCTCTTCCTCGTCTTTCCTAACACTCGCTTTGGCATCGGTTGCATGCCCGcttaa